Genomic DNA from Brenneria izadpanahii:
ATAATGTCATTGAAAAAGGTCATGGCCTGCGGCAGCGGCAATATGCGCCGGCGAATATCCTGGCGCAGCGACGGCAATAGGCTCAGCGCATAGACCACGCTGGCGACGCGGCTGAACAGACGGCTGGCCTGCGGCAAATCGGCCGTCATGGCCTCCAGTTTATCCAGATGCGCCATCAGCGGTTCCTGCGCCTGCGCCACTTCCCGCTCGCGCAGCGCCAATTCATCCATGAACAGGCGGCCGTCAGAGCAAAGAAACAGGTTGGAGGTGCCGCGCTCGCGTTGCAGCATATGCACCAGTTGACTGATCTTTCCCACCAGCTCGCCGCTTTGCAGCAAATAGCGCAGGCTATTCAACTCGCACTGGCGCGAAGCAAGCAAGAAACGGATCGTTGTTGAAGGGTCCGCCACCATCATTATTACTCCCGAAAAATCACTGGCGAAGAGATGCAATTAATACGCCAGCAACCATTAGTATTGATTTGAAGGCCAGGCTGAACGGCGTTTGCGGCGCCAAAGCCGAACGTTTAACGATCGAAATGCCTTAAAGGAAGATCCCTTCCGCCCGCGGATATGCGGCCTTAACGCTCGCCCTCAGCCGTTATTGCCGGCTAGCCGCTCCCAGCCGCCAATAAGACGCTGCATTTTTTCGACGGTATTGTTCTCTTCGAGCGGGGTATAAACCACCAGCTTCATGTTTCGCCCGTCGTCGGAACTGAAGCTATTGTATTCGAATACCATCGCCCCGACCTCCGGATGGTTTATTCGTTTATTGATCGAGGTATAGCGTATGACATCGTGTCGTTGCCACCAATAGCGAAAGTCCTGACTTTCGCGCAGCAGCGTCGCAACCAACCTGTCATAATCCGCATCGCCGGTCAAAGGCGCATTTTCCGCCCGAAACATGCCGACCACCGTGGGAGCCAGATCCCGCCAATCGGTCAACAGGCGGCGGTGCGCCGGATTATTAAACATCATGTACATGATGTTCCGCTCATCGCCATGCAGCTTGGAATAGTCGCCGAAAAGCGCGCTGGCGGCATGATTCCATGCCACCACGTCCCAACGGGGGCCCAGAATATAAGCCGGTTGATTGACGGCCCGCTGGAGCATGCGCAGCATGGCCTCGCCGGGCGGTTGCGGCTTCGGCCGGTAAACCTTCCGCAGCGGCTGCCCCGCCAAATCAAAAAGATAGCGGCGCTCGGCCTCATCCAACTTTAGGGTTGCGGCAATTGACGACAAAACTTCGTAAGACGGACGAACGTCCCGCCCTTGCTCCAGCCACGTATACCATGTGATGCCGATGCCCGCGAGCAAGGCGACTTCGTCGCGCCGCAAACCGGGCGTGCGCCGCCGCGCGCCGTCGGGCAACCCGACATCCGCGGGACGAAGTCTCTCCCTCCGGGACTTAAGGAAAGAACCGAACTCATGCCGTCTGGCATTTTCACGCGCCGAACTCTTCATCCTGTGCCCCTCTGCGCCCATACCTACCGATCATAGAATAAAATCGGCGCTGTCGACGGTGAAACGGTCAAACCGCAGGCATGGCGCGCATAAGCGACGCCGTCTTATATATCGTTAACTCCCCAGTCGCAAGCCGCCGTCGCAGATAACCACCTCCCCCGACATAAATGCGTTGCCGACCAGAAAATAGACGGCATCGGCGATATCATCGGCGCTCCCGACGCGGCCGACCGGCGTTTTAGCCGCATACTCGGCGAATATCGGGGCTTTCTGTTCATCGCTCAGGAAATTCCACCACGGCGTATCAATCACGCCGGGAGATACGCCGTTCACGCGCCGGGGCTTGAGTTCGGCGGCCAGAATCGGCACCAGCGCGGCGACCGCGGCATTCGCGGCGCCGATGCCGGCGGTGCCGGGCATGGCCGCATGCGCGGTTACCGCAGCAATGAAAGTGATGGAGCCGCGTTGGGCAAGAAACGGAAGCGCCGCCTGCGCGGTGGAAAAGTGCGGGAACACCTTTTCCTCGAAACCGGCGCGAACGTCATTCATATCGACAGAATCAAACGCCCCGCCCCCGCTTGTGCTGCCGAACGCCAACACTAGGTGGTCGAACGCCCCAATCTTCGCGAAAGTTTCTTTTACCGCGGCGGGATCGGCGGCGTCCAGTACGCAGGTCTTCGCCTTATTATCGAGCCAAACGGCGGCCTGCGCCAACCGTGAGGCGTTGCGCCCGCCGATGGTCACCTGAAAACCGGCTCCGGCGAAACGTTTGGCCGCGGCAAGACCAATGCCGGAAGAACCGCCGACGATAACAATATGCTGTTCAGACATGTTGGGTATCTCCTCTCCAAATGGTTGTCTGATGCATATTTCCACGTAACAACCCGCCCAAACAGGTCTGATTTTATACCGGTATTGGCAGTAACAGGATGCGCCGCCAGCAGGCGGAGAAATGCGCGAAAACCGGGCCATCGCCCCCTAACCCGACGATTGCCCTTGCGGCGTCGGTTTATGCCAAGAACACAATAGCCTAGCGAAAATTGTTATTAGCCTGCCCGGCAACGCAATGTTATTACTCAATAAACAGGAGATTGAATTCACTGCAACAGGAAAAGAAATAGCATGTCACAACCCCATGAGGACGCCATCGGACTCCCCGCGCTTGAAGCCCGCGTAAAACAGGATCTTGAATGGCTGGCCCAGCCGGCGAAGCGCTGGTTGCCGGTGACCGAGCACGCGGGCGCGCCGGTAAACGATGTCGTCATTATCGGCGCCGGAATGGCGGGGCTGGCCGCCGCGTTTGCCCTGCGCCTGCAAGGCATCGATGCCGTATTGTACGATAAAGCGCCAAAAGACGACGAAGGGCCGTGGGCGACCAGCGCGCGCATGGAAACGCTCCGTTCCCCCAAGCATTTGACCGGTCCCGCGCTGGATCTGCCTTCTCTGACCTTTCGCGCCTGGTATGAGGCGCAGTTCGGCCTGCAGGCCTGGAACGAACTGGACAAGATCCCGCGCCTGCAATGGGCGGACTATCTGCGCTGGTATCGTCGGGTTCTGGCGTTGGACGTCCGCAACGACCATACGCTGACCGATCTGAATCTTCGCAACGGCCGCCTGGTTGAGCTGACATTTCAGCATCGCGGGCAGTTCAGCGCCATCGCCGCGCGCAAGGTCATTCTCGCCACCGGCATGGATGCGTTTGGCGGGCCGTCGATCCCTGATTTTGTCGCTGAATTACCCAAACGCTACTGGGCGCATTCAGAGGAATCCATCGATTTCGCCGCGCTGGCCGGGCGCCGGGTGGCGGTCGTGGGCGGCAGCGCGACGGCGATGGATGTTTCAGCCACCGCGCTGGAAGCGGGCGCCGCGGGCGTGGAGATATTGATCCGCCGCCCCGATTTTCCGCGCGTCAACCGCTCGAAAGGCGCGGGCAACCCCGGTTTCGAATCCGGATATCCCGCCTTGCCCGATGCATGGAAATGGCGTCTGGCGCACCATATCGCCAGCGAGCAGATCCCGCCGCCGCATGGCAGCACGCTGCGGGTATCGCGTCATAAAAACGCCTGGTTCAACTTTAATGCGCCGGTGCAACGCGTAGAGCCGCAAGGCGGCGGCATCGTCGTCCATACCCCGCAGGGCGAAATCCCGGCGGATTTTTTGATCCTGGCTACGGGCTATCAGCTGGATTGGAACGCTCGCCCAGAGTTCCGCTCGCTGGCCGGTCAGGTAAAAACCTGGGAGGATGCCTGGCGGCCGCCGGCCGATCAGCAGAACGCGCAGTTGGCCCGTTACCCTTATTTGGGCGCGGATTTCGCGTTGCAGCCTAAACACGCCGACGCCCCGCCGGCGCTGTCGCGGCTGCACTGCTTCAGCTATCCGGCCCATCTCAGCAACGGACACGTGGTAGGGCTTATTCCCGGCATCAGTCACGGCGCCCGCACGCTGGCGCAGGCGATCGCCGGACAGCTGTACGTCGAAGACAGCGAATACCATTACCAGGCCATCCTTGATTATGACGAACCCGAACTGCTGGGCGATGAGTGGCGGCCAGCCACGCCTTATGCCTGGCGCCAGCGTTGATGGAGGAATCGATGCCTGAGGAAAAAAACCGCCGTCCCGTCGCGCTGGTCACCGGCGGCACCAGCGGCATCGGACTGGCCGTGGCGCACGATTTGGCTCGCGACCATCAGGTTTATGTCATCGGCCGCCGCCGCGCCGACGCGACGCCGCTGGCCGGACACCCAAACGTTATTCCGGTCAGTCTGGATTTACGCGACGGCGAGGCGCTCGCCGCCTGGGCCGCCGCCCTCGCCCGGCTGGATGTGCTGGTGCATTCCGCCGCCGTCTCACAGCCGTTTTCCGTCGCGGCGGCCACGCCGGAGATCTGGCGTCATCAGTTCGATATCAATCTGTTCGCCCCTGCGGAACTGACGCGCCTGACCCTGCCCGCGTTACGCGCCAGCCGGGGAAGCATCGTCTTTATCAACTCCGGCTCCGGAACGCGGCCGCTGGCGGGACATACCGTCTACTCCGCCAGCAAATTCGCCCTGCGCGCCCTGGCGGAAGCGCTGCGCAATGAAGAGCGGGAACATGGCGTAAGGGTCGCGACCGTTTATCCCGGACCGACGGACACGCCGATGAACCGCCCAGGGGAAGAGGACGATCCGCTGGCGCGCAGTTCGCCGCACTCGATCGCCAAAGCGGTGCGCCTGGTTATCGACACCGATGAAGATTCGCAAATCACCGAAGTCGTGGTGCGCCCCCGCCACGACCCGGCCCAACGCTAAACGATCATCCATGCGGCAAAGGAGCCTGAAATGACCGCGACTTCACGTATAAAAGCCCTGCTGGCGGGAGAAAGTCTGGCGCAGCCCGCCATATCCGGCTGGCTGCATTTGCCGCACGTCGATCGCGATCCCGCGGCGTTTATTCAGGAAACGATCCGCCTGACCGATGAAAACTGCTGGGATTTCATCAAGGTGATGTCGAACGGCCACTATATGGCCGAAGCCTATGGCGCGGACATCGTTTTTTCCCGCGATCCCGCGCAGTGGTCCGGCGTATTCCGCCGCTACCCGATAGCCAGCGCCGCCGATCTGCCGAATCTGCCGGCGCTGACGGCGGATAACCCGGTGCTGGCGCGGGAGATCGGAATTATCCGCGGCCTGGCCCGGCACTATCAGGGCAGCGTCCCTCTGCTGGCGACCTTGTTCACTCCGCTGACCTGGATACAGGAGATGACGCAATCCACCCAACCAGGCCCGACGCTGGCGTTTATCCGCAACCATCCTTCGGCGCTGCGTCAAGGGTTGGACGCTCTGCTGCAAACCAACCTAAACTTCCTTGACGCGCTGTTGCAGGCGGGTATCGACGGCATCTTTCTCGCCACCCAGTATGCGCGCGGCGATCTGCTGTCCGCGGCGGAGTACCAGACATTCTGCCGCCCTTATGATGAAGCGCTGCTCAACCATATAAAAGGCAAAACCTGGTTTAACATTCTGCATCTCCACGGCGAAAGCCAGCTGTTGTTCGAACCCTGTATCGACTACCAGGTTCAGGCGTTCAACTGGGAAAATGCTCCACAATCAGTTACACCGTCACA
This window encodes:
- a CDS encoding helix-turn-helix transcriptional regulator, translated to MKSSARENARRHEFGSFLKSRRERLRPADVGLPDGARRRTPGLRRDEVALLAGIGITWYTWLEQGRDVRPSYEVLSSIAATLKLDEAERRYLFDLAGQPLRKVYRPKPQPPGEAMLRMLQRAVNQPAYILGPRWDVVAWNHAASALFGDYSKLHGDERNIMYMMFNNPAHRRLLTDWRDLAPTVVGMFRAENAPLTGDADYDRLVATLLRESQDFRYWWQRHDVIRYTSINKRINHPEVGAMVFEYNSFSSDDGRNMKLVVYTPLEENNTVEKMQRLIGGWERLAGNNG
- a CDS encoding SDR family oxidoreductase translates to MSEQHIVIVGGSSGIGLAAAKRFAGAGFQVTIGGRNASRLAQAAVWLDNKAKTCVLDAADPAAVKETFAKIGAFDHLVLAFGSTSGGGAFDSVDMNDVRAGFEEKVFPHFSTAQAALPFLAQRGSITFIAAVTAHAAMPGTAGIGAANAAVAALVPILAAELKPRRVNGVSPGVIDTPWWNFLSDEQKAPIFAEYAAKTPVGRVGSADDIADAVYFLVGNAFMSGEVVICDGGLRLGS
- a CDS encoding NAD(P)-binding domain-containing protein, which codes for MSQPHEDAIGLPALEARVKQDLEWLAQPAKRWLPVTEHAGAPVNDVVIIGAGMAGLAAAFALRLQGIDAVLYDKAPKDDEGPWATSARMETLRSPKHLTGPALDLPSLTFRAWYEAQFGLQAWNELDKIPRLQWADYLRWYRRVLALDVRNDHTLTDLNLRNGRLVELTFQHRGQFSAIAARKVILATGMDAFGGPSIPDFVAELPKRYWAHSEESIDFAALAGRRVAVVGGSATAMDVSATALEAGAAGVEILIRRPDFPRVNRSKGAGNPGFESGYPALPDAWKWRLAHHIASEQIPPPHGSTLRVSRHKNAWFNFNAPVQRVEPQGGGIVVHTPQGEIPADFLILATGYQLDWNARPEFRSLAGQVKTWEDAWRPPADQQNAQLARYPYLGADFALQPKHADAPPALSRLHCFSYPAHLSNGHVVGLIPGISHGARTLAQAIAGQLYVEDSEYHYQAILDYDEPELLGDEWRPATPYAWRQR
- a CDS encoding SDR family oxidoreductase, translated to MPEEKNRRPVALVTGGTSGIGLAVAHDLARDHQVYVIGRRRADATPLAGHPNVIPVSLDLRDGEALAAWAAALARLDVLVHSAAVSQPFSVAAATPEIWRHQFDINLFAPAELTRLTLPALRASRGSIVFINSGSGTRPLAGHTVYSASKFALRALAEALRNEEREHGVRVATVYPGPTDTPMNRPGEEDDPLARSSPHSIAKAVRLVIDTDEDSQITEVVVRPRHDPAQR
- a CDS encoding uroporphyrinogen decarboxylase family protein; its protein translation is MTATSRIKALLAGESLAQPAISGWLHLPHVDRDPAAFIQETIRLTDENCWDFIKVMSNGHYMAEAYGADIVFSRDPAQWSGVFRRYPIASAADLPNLPALTADNPVLAREIGIIRGLARHYQGSVPLLATLFTPLTWIQEMTQSTQPGPTLAFIRNHPSALRQGLDALLQTNLNFLDALLQAGIDGIFLATQYARGDLLSAAEYQTFCRPYDEALLNHIKGKTWFNILHLHGESQLLFEPCIDYQVQAFNWENAPQSVTPSQRVGVARVRAMTDKILIAGIDQNRDFHYDGGRRPAVKARLRQRLMQLREESGDRGFIFAPGCALPLDADARLFTLLAEISRDEGDGM